AGCACATATTTCAGTTGACGCAACTAAATATGTTACCTTCTGCTTGGTTGgtaccatcgtcgcaaaccacggcctgttttacggcaacgttctgtAATGGtgagaaataataactctggtttgcgagaatgggttGGTACGTTTTGGATGGTACTGTTTAATAATACAAAAGAGGTGACCTGTGCTTTAGTTTACCACAATACGTACAGCAATCGTAAATTACAGCAAAGAGACGCAATTATCGAAATTAGCAATTCATTTTGTGATTTGTTAGTAGTGGAATCTACAGCTAGTATGCACTGTTTACTTCAGTTAGTGTAAGATTTGTGTTCCGGTTTCCCCTTATCTGTTTATTTGTCTCAGTCAGTCCGTCAGCTCTGTGTTTGCGAGTACGATTACATGTTAGGGGGTTTCAGGATGTCTGTCGCTGCAGAATAATAGTTCCAGTATCAAGAGCCAATACTAAAACGAACACGATCGACCGTGACGAAGCGTTGCAATGGAGCGGGGTTAGACAGGACGCATGACCTTTAACCCTGACATTACTAAATCGTTTGTCATTACAAGCAACCGAGTCGCTGCACGGATTTCTCGCGGTTTGAGCAGACAACAACAATGTGTATATTCACTGAATATGAAATACTAGACTCTACCTTTCCCCTTTTTGAACAATGGATTTTGATCCCTATGTAATTCAAAGGCACACTCATCGAGAGTGTAACCATAAACATTTGTCTGTCAATTGGTGTTACGATGCTAAGtgcaaattgaaaaataatgtttgttAACACGTTTGGTtaacaaacaataacaacaacaacaacaacaacaacaacaacaacaacaacaacaacaacgtcgtcgtcctcctcctcctcctcctcctcctcccccctCCTCCTgctcatcatcattatcatcatcgaCAATAATATTGAAATCTTAAGAACAAAACGTTGACACATCTGCCTGTATGGTCAACTATGCCCTTCATAGAATCAACACTACGCGACGTGAAACTATTCACATCGTTATCGAGTAGTCAGCCGACGCTTCGTTCTAATTTATCATATAGCAGGAACCGACTTACTAGTAATGTGTGTCGGACAGGTGAACAAATTTGTGAATTGGACGTTTCCAACGGACACCGTCAATGATTTCTATAAGTGCCTGCAAACGTTGCATTGAAGTATGTCAACttttacatgcatgtacactaTTAAACGACAGAATTGATCAGAGACCCTCGAAATACCGCACACCTTCATGTATCGCAGTGTTAACTCTCTACAGTGGTTATTTCAATGATACCTTTGTATAAATATACAACAAATGTactcaataaaatatttaaacagaAAGGCCGGGAAGGAAACGAAAATATGCGGGTACTTCTATTAACAATACGAATTTATGGATCACTAAGTACATTGGGTTTTGAGAATGCGCCACAAACCATTTTGCCCCAGGTGCGCCACTTATGAACTGTCGCATTTTGATCACAGTATATATAGGTCACAGTATATCCCATATTCAACTTATGCACACCGAGTTTTCCATGTGTATAAAAAGTCAACTCTGATGGGAAACCTTTTTCAAGTTTGGAAATTTTCCATTGTATGTAGTGTCTATATTGCAGTGGTTATTTCAATGATACCTTCGTATAAATATACAACGAATGTACTCAATAAACAGAAGGACCGGAAATGAGACGAAAATATGCGGGTACTTCTATTTAACAATACGAATTTATGGATCACTAAGTACATTGAAAAAGTAGGAAAAATGTTCCATAACAAAAGAATGACACTATGTTATGTAAACCTCATTACTCCACAGATAAGATAATAATGATGCGAAAACCTGGggttgaaaccctggcctttaaaagCATTGCAACTCAAAGTTATCAACAGCATGCCTTTTCATTTGATCTGATCAATCATGATTGCCCATGCGTTCAAACGAAAAATACAGTTATtcattaaatgtaaatgtaaacttAGTATTGTTACTGAGTATTGCCTGACCGTTTTTAGATGAATTTCTACCCTGAAACATTCCTATTGTCATTTGAGTGGTAAttacctaattaccgaaaattaacaaaaaagtTCCTGCTTAAACTTCTGATAGAATTTCACTTCTGATAAAATGCTTAGCCTACTAATTTTCAGATAAgtgttaatttttttctatCTTTTTCCCCCGTTCACAGCTTCCCTGGCCAACTCGTCAGAAGAGGCTCAATGCTATGTGCAAATACAACAATAAGAAAAACGTTACACAATTGACGCAACTGCAGAAGAAAATTTTATACACGCAGGTCCTTGTCAACGATAAGTACAAATTTTTATACTGCTTCGTTCCTAAAGTAGCCTGTTCAAACTGGAAGAGAGTTATTAAGGTTATAGATGGGTATATCACCGATGTAGATAAAAGTTCCCGGATGGATCATCGTTCAGGGCTGGTTCATCTTGGTGATCTTTCAGACTCTGAGATCGAATACAGACTGAAGAACTATTACAAATTTATGTTTGTTCGGGAACCACTCAGCCGTCTCTTATCAGCCTACAGGAATAAATTTGGTGAGAAGTTTGAAGATTTTATCCGCAGGTACGGCAAATACATTGTTCGACGGTATAGACCAGACGCTGGACCCGCACCACAaggtgatgacgtcacattcaCGGAATATGTGCAATATTTAACTGAAGCAAACCTCAATCAAATGGATATACACTGGATGCCAATGCACGAATTGTGTCAACCTTGTATAATCAACTATGATTTTGTAGGCAATTTCGAAAACTTGGATGAGGATGTTGATCACGTGCTAAAAACAACAGGTGCTGCTGAAGTAGTACATTTTCCCAAAAGGCAGAGGTATTATCATCCAACGAGTCAAGACATGGTAGAAGAGGAATATATGAAAGTTCCTGAACAGTATATTGATGAACTTATAGCCAAGTATGTGATGGATTTTGCCCTGTTTTCGTACCCTATTCAAAAATTTGACCACCCGCATGCAACGAAGGAAGGCCGTAATATATCGAACTTAGTTTGAAAACTCTATTCGTTAGAATTGAACTTctaaaaatgattaatttgtgTAATTCGTTGTGTTCGAATACGTGGAATGTTACCCCTGACTCGTTTATCCATCTAGAAATCAAAACTTGGCGATTATggcatatgcatacatataaaatatagtcTGTAAGTTATAACGTGTCGTGCCACGTGCACCCTATAGCTACATGCCCGATTAGTATTGTACAGTCTAACACACTTCACTGTTGATGATTGAAATGTAGGCATACTTTTGCCCCTGTGTGTCCCAAACGATTTACGCTGTACGTTTACAatccatttacatgtaaagtgaagGGTTAGGTGTTTGGATAACACGATACACAAATTGAGTCATTTGTACAACATTGTCATTCAGAGCTCTTCACGTATATTTCAGTATAAAACTTTAATTCATCATTTCCGCtaaaaaaggaagacaaatttcattttattgttgaTACATGTGTTGCATGGTAATATTGCACTGTTATATCGTTCTACGGGTACTGCAAATCTATGACCAACGGGAATGCTGCAAAATACGAACGATAAATCTTGTAACAGAGAGTTATATAGTATCAGTTTATGATAGGATGAACAGTATAAACAGACTAAATTATCGAATATTTTGACATGCTTGGTTTGACCTCAACGTGACCGAATAGATAATACACCACATCCCACATTGGTATCAAAGCGGAACGTTTGGCATTTTTTATAAAGAGTAAATGCAATGTATATGTGGCCATATTATACCTTGAAGTCAGTCCAATAATCCATTATCCCAACGGTTTATCTAGTGGCAGTTTGTAAGTAATAAACAATTAGTAATTGCCAGACAGGGAGAGATGCATGCAAACCTTTAGCGCTAACTACATTAAACAACATTGCAATGCGTACCATTCAACCACAGAGCTCACACATGGTCTCAATTTTAAGTTTTCTATTGGGAATAGAAGACACGGACGGGATAACATTCTATTTGTGGTAGAGTTTTTCTAACGTTAAGGTCAAATACAGACCCCATACAATGCTCACGTTCCTCCTTGACAGTCAATTATTGTTACTCGTACTCGGCCACATATAAGTATCTtcatacttgtctgtgattaagCCGATCCTCCTGGGGCCCTATGTTATcgcttacagacagacagacaatcttacttgtctgtggtccaAACAACTGAATG
The genomic region above belongs to Glandiceps talaboti chromosome 8, keGlaTala1.1, whole genome shotgun sequence and contains:
- the LOC144439327 gene encoding carbohydrate sulfotransferase 14-like codes for the protein MFSICLTRRHGRQRTFTLCMLLIICSTAAFLFVVSFSSPERRLTSRILLAGNFLTRTTDPVQPNGYDSSKPLPWPTRQKRLNAMCKYNNKKNVTQLTQLQKKILYTQVLVNDKYKFLYCFVPKVACSNWKRVIKVIDGYITDVDKSSRMDHRSGLVHLGDLSDSEIEYRLKNYYKFMFVREPLSRLLSAYRNKFGEKFEDFIRRYGKYIVRRYRPDAGPAPQGDDVTFTEYVQYLTEANLNQMDIHWMPMHELCQPCIINYDFVGNFENLDEDVDHVLKTTGAAEVVHFPKRQRYYHPTSQDMVEEEYMKVPEQYIDELIAKYVMDFALFSYPIQKFDHPHATKEGRNISNLV